The following coding sequences are from one Ornithodoros turicata isolate Travis chromosome 1, ASM3712646v1, whole genome shotgun sequence window:
- the LOC135385828 gene encoding protein GVQW3-like, whose translation MADNEVSVHIEQRIVMKFLVNEGVKSSEIHRRLQAQYGHDTLSRSKAFEWCKWFRHGRTSVQADPNRGGSEPSVRVPENIQLVERLILNDRRITCLELARKADLTVGTLNSISSRTVASELMRSRAGSYSLV comes from the coding sequence atggccgacaacgaggtgagcgtgcacatcgaacagcgaattgtcatgaagtttctcgtgaatgaaggcgtaaagtcatctgagaTTCACAGAAGACTGCAGGCTCAGTACGGCCACGacacacttagccgcagcaaagcatttgagtggtgcaaatggttccgacacggccgtacatcagtgcaggccGATCCCaaccggggcggctcagagcccagtgtcagagttcccgAGAACATCCagcttgtggagcgcctgatcctaaacgaccgacggataacatgtctcgaactggctcgaaaggcTGACCTtactgtgggaacgttgaacagtATAAGCAGCAGGACCGTCGCTTCTGAGCTGATGCGTAGTCGTGCAGGGTCCTACAGTCTTGTTTAA